The following are from one region of the Nicotiana tomentosiformis chromosome 7, ASM39032v3, whole genome shotgun sequence genome:
- the LOC104089141 gene encoding nuatigenin 3-beta-glucosyltransferase-like: protein MAHVVFLPYTMNSHITPIVHIARLFAFYGGLKITIITTPKNALLFQSSVDKDCLELGSEISVKTVKFPADEVDLPEGVENIIASPSMEIVGKVCYGFTLLQKPMEQLIRQLNPQCIVSDMFFPWTVDLAEELKIPRYSFQPATFIHQCAWHFLKGYTPHMKVASDSERFLIPGLPHEIKMKRSEIEDFLIEETDFSLMVNENLEAELRSYGIIHNTCSELEPGYAEVYKKVRGRKGWHIGPLSLFINNLECVKISKEISNSNSSTDPWKGYSDCLNWLEKQEHNSVLYVNFGSMVRFPNDQLSEIALALEAANCPFIWVVREQEKNQEDGENGHFNWWPNGFKENIVEKNKMGLIIQGWAPQVLILKHRSIGGFLTHCGWNSILEALTVGLPLITWPLFSENFYSEKLLEQLGLGIGVGADVWNSGFIVSSPVVSKEKLELAIKCLMCDSEKSREIRQNAKLMAEKLKSATEEGGSSHSQLIALIEEIKSSSFKNFT from the coding sequence ATGGCACATGTGGTGTTCCTTCCATATACTATGAATAGCCATATAACACCAATAGTACACATTGCTCGACTTTTCGCCTTCTACGGAGGCCTCAAAATCACCATAATTACCACTCCAAAAAATGCTCTCCTTTTTCAATCCTCAGTCGATAAAGACTGTCTCGAATTGGGCAGCGAAATCTCCGTCAAAACGGTTAAATTTCCGGCAGATGAAGTGGACTTACCTGAGGGAGTTGAAAATATTATCGCTAGCCCTTCAATGGAAATAGTTGGCAAAGTATGTTATGGCTTTACGCTGCTCCAAAAACCCATGGAACAGTTAATTCGGCAGCTCAATCCTCAATGCATTGTCTCCGACATGTTTTTTCCTTGGACTGTTGATTTAGCTGAGGAGTTGAAAATTCCGAGGTACTCATTTCAACCTGCGACTTTTATACATCAATGTGCCTGGCATTTTCTTAAGGGATACACACCTCATATGAAAGTGGCTTCGGATTCTGAGCGTTTCTTGATCCCTGGCTTACCTCACGAGATCAAAATGAAACGCTCAGAAATAGAAGATTTCCTTATAGAGGAGACTGATTTCAGTCTGATGGTAAATGAAAACCTAGAAGCTGAGCTTCGTAGCTATGGCATTATTCATAACACTTGTTCTGAGCTCGAACCTGGTTATGCCGAAGTCTATAAAAAAGTTAGAGGGAGAAAAGGTTGGCACATTGGCCCCCTCTCTCTGTTTATCAACAACCTGGAATGCGTAAAAATTTCAAAAGAAATTTCAAACTCCAATTCCTCTACTGACCCTTGGAAAGGTTACAGTGATTGTTTGAATTGGCTGGAAAAACAAGAACACAACTCTGTGCTCTATGTTAACTTTGGGAGCATGGTAAGATTTCCCAATGATCAGCTTAGCGAAATTGCATTAGCATTAGAGGCTGCAAATTGTCCATTTATTTGGGTGGTTAGAGAGCAGGAGAAAAATCAAGAAGACGGCGAGAACGGCCATTTTAATTGGTGGCCTAAtggtttcaaggaaaatattgtaGAAAAGAATAAAATGGGTTTAATTATCCAAGGTTGGGCGCCACAAGTATTAATCTTGAAACATCGCTCAATTGGAGGATTCTTGACTCATTGCGGTTGGAATTCAATACTAGAAGCTTTAACAGTAGGTCTACCATTGATTACATGGCCCTTATTTTCAGAGAATTTTTATAGCGAAAAGCTTTTGGAGCAACTTGGACTTGGAATCGGAGTCGGAGCAGATGTCTGGAACTCGGGGTTTATTGTGTCGAGTCCGGTGGTTTCGAAAGAGAAATTAGAGTTGGCTATCAAGTGTTTGATGTGTGATTCAGAGAAAAGTAGGGAAATTCGACAAAATGCTAAGTTAATGGCAGAAAAGTTGAAGAGTGCCACTGAAGAAGGTGGTTCATCTCATTCACAGCTCATTGCGTTGATTGAGGAAATCAAGAGTAGTTCTTTCAAGAATTTCACTTGA
- the LOC104114387 gene encoding nuatigenin 3-beta-glucosyltransferase-like, with the protein MQTVVAMDNGNSNSKHQLHVLFLPYLSPGHLIPLVNAARLFASRGVKTTILTTPQNALLVKSSLNDDVLISGHSISIHILPFPSAEVCLPEGIENYSSATSEEMHGKVFYAIFLLQKPMEDKIREIRPDCIFSDMYFPWTVDIAKELNIPRLLFNQSSYIYNSILQNLLLYKPYKEQLKLEPNSQKSSSFLVPGLPDKIELKLSQLTYDLTKLADERTVWDDVLDQTRDSEDRSHGIVHDTFYELEPEYADYYQTIKKTKCWHIGPISYFSSKIRRNELIADNAGGANNDVVEWLNVQKPKSVLYVSFGTLTKFPDDQISEIAGALGGSNVPFIWVVRKQTLLPEGFEEKAAANKKGLIIRGWAPQLTILDHSATGGFMTHCGWNSVLEAITAGVPLLTWPLFAEQFYNEKLVEVVGLGVKVGTEIWSPGLEVSSPVLGSEKIKEAIEKLMNGSEESKKIREKAMAMENMAKNAIEEGGSSWNSLTALIDDIKNFNFAS; encoded by the coding sequence ATGCAGACGGTGGTAGCCATGGATAACGGCAACAGCAACAGCAAACATCAGCTTCATGTTCTCTTCCTTCCCTACTTATCCCCCGGCCATCTCATTCCGTTAGTTAACGCCGCTAGGCTATTTGCCTCCCGCGGCGTTAAAACCACAATCCTCACTACCCCCCAAAACGCTTTACTTGTCAAATCTTCCTTAAACGACGACGTTTTAATTTCCGGCCATTCAATTTCTATTCACATTCTCCCTTTCCCTTCTGCTGAAGTTTGCTTACCTGAAGGTATTGAGAACTACAGCTCTGCCACTTCAGAGGAAATGCACGGCAAAGTATTTTACGCCATTTTTCTTTTACAAAAACCAATGGAAGATAAAATTCGTGAAATCCGTCCTGATTGTATCTTTTCTGATATGTATTTCCCTTGGACCGTCGATATAGCCAAGGAGCTGAACATTCCTAGGCTCTTGTTCAACCAATCCAGCTACATTTACAATAgcattttgcaaaatcttttgcTTTACAAACCTTACAAGGAACAGCTGAAACTGGAACCAAATTCCCAGAAAAGTAGTAGTTTTTTGGTTCCTGGTTTACCGGATAAAATTGAGTTGAAGCTATCCCAACTTACATATGATTTGACAAAGCTCGCCGATGAGAGGACTGTTTGGGACGACGTGCTTGACCAAACCCGAGATTCCGAGGACCGAAGCCACGGCATTGTTCACGACACTTTTTACGAGCTGGAACCTGAATATGCAGACTATTATCAGACGATTAAGAAAACCAAATGTTGGCATATTGGTCCTATCTCttatttttcttccaaaatccgACGAAACGAGCTGATTGCCGACAACGCCGGTGGGGCCAACAATGACGTTGTAGAGTGGTTGAACGTACAGAAGCCTAAGTCGGTTCTTTATGTCTCTTTCGGTACCTTAACTAAATTCCCAGACGACCAAATTAGTGAAATCGCTGGAGCTCTAGGGGGTTCAAATGTCCCTTTCATTTGGGTCGTGAGAAAGCAGACATTGTTGCCGGAGGGTTTCGAGGAAAAGGCGGCGGCGAACAAAAAGGGTTTGATAATTAGAGGGTGGGCCCCGCAGTTGACCATCTTAGACCATTCAGCAACCGGAGGATTCATGACGCACTGCGGTTGGAACTCCGTTCTTGAAGCCATAACCGCCGGAGTTCCATTGCTGACGTGGCCACTTTTCGCCGAGCAATTCTACAACGAGAAGCTTGTGGAGGTTGTCGGGTTGGGAGTTAAAGTGGGGACAGAAATATGGAGCCCCGGTCTTGAGGTTTCAAGTCCTGTGTTAGGAAGTGAAAAGATTAAAGAAGCAATAGAGAAATTAATGAATGGTTCAGAGGAAAGTAAGAAAATTAGGGAGAAAGCAATGGCGATGGAAAATATGGCTAAAAATGCAATTGAAGAAGGTGGATCTTCATGGAACAGTCTCACTGCGTTGATTGACGATATCAAGAATTTTAATTTTGCATCTTAG